The following proteins are co-located in the Mycolicibacterium goodii genome:
- a CDS encoding VOC family protein, with amino-acid sequence MSDHEVKMVVLSTENLDESIKFYQTLGFSLKFRDGAHFAALDGGAVTLALATPVDHPIPGKVVVGIKTADVDAAAKEVEANGGAIIKGPYDDAHERRAVVYDNTGNGVVFYSPLKR; translated from the coding sequence ATGAGTGACCACGAAGTCAAGATGGTCGTCCTGTCGACCGAAAATCTCGACGAGTCGATCAAGTTCTACCAGACCCTGGGGTTCTCGCTGAAGTTCCGCGACGGCGCCCACTTCGCAGCCCTCGACGGCGGCGCGGTCACCCTTGCCCTGGCCACCCCGGTGGACCATCCGATCCCGGGCAAGGTGGTCGTCGGCATCAAGACCGCCGACGTCGACGCGGCCGCCAAGGAGGTCGAGGCCAACGGCGGCGCAATCATCAAGGGTCCCTATGACGATGCCCATGAGCGCCGCGCCGTGGTCTACGACAACACCGGCAACGGTGTGGTCTTCTACAGCCCGCTCAAGCGCTGA
- a CDS encoding AAA family ATPase, whose product MTTPRLQLDQRDVAEAQQIVGAVTSAFSAKVVGQDHLRESMLVALLSGGHLLLESVPGLAKTTAARVVAESIDGSFHRIQCTPDLLPSDIVGTQVYEAATHSFTTQLGPVHANIVLLDEINRSSAKTQSAMLEAMEERQTTIAGVEYPIPEPFLVIATQNPVDQEGTYPLSEAQTDRFMLKEIVRYPSVADEVEIIARMDAGLYERGRHDTPVVGIDDIQRVQRIVESVYLDRALVEYAGRLVGVTRDPENHLPANLARLVEYGASPRATIALCRTARALALLRGRDHVVPDDIARLAHRVLRHRLILGFEAASARITPDVVIDAVLAAVRVP is encoded by the coding sequence ATGACAACACCACGATTGCAGCTCGACCAGCGCGACGTCGCCGAAGCCCAGCAGATCGTGGGTGCGGTGACCTCGGCCTTCTCCGCCAAGGTGGTGGGCCAGGACCACCTGCGTGAATCGATGCTCGTCGCGTTGCTGTCGGGCGGGCACCTGCTGCTGGAGAGCGTCCCCGGCCTGGCCAAGACCACCGCGGCGCGGGTCGTCGCGGAATCCATCGACGGCAGCTTCCACCGCATCCAGTGCACGCCGGATCTGCTGCCCAGCGACATCGTCGGCACCCAGGTGTACGAGGCCGCGACGCATTCGTTCACCACCCAGCTCGGCCCGGTGCACGCCAACATCGTGCTGCTCGACGAGATCAACCGGTCGAGCGCGAAAACCCAGAGCGCGATGCTCGAGGCGATGGAGGAACGCCAGACCACCATCGCGGGCGTCGAATACCCGATCCCGGAACCGTTCCTGGTCATCGCCACGCAGAACCCGGTGGACCAGGAGGGCACCTACCCGCTCTCGGAGGCGCAGACCGACCGGTTCATGCTCAAGGAGATCGTGCGCTATCCGTCGGTGGCCGACGAGGTCGAGATCATCGCGCGGATGGACGCCGGGCTGTACGAGCGGGGCAGGCACGACACACCCGTGGTCGGCATCGACGACATCCAGCGGGTGCAGCGCATCGTCGAATCCGTCTACCTGGACCGCGCACTCGTCGAGTACGCGGGCCGTCTCGTCGGCGTGACACGCGATCCCGAGAACCACCTGCCCGCCAACCTGGCCCGGCTCGTCGAGTACGGCGCGAGTCCCCGGGCCACCATCGCGTTGTGCCGCACCGCGCGGGCGCTCGCGCTGCTGCGTGGCCGCGACCACGTGGTTCCCGACGACATCGCCAGGCTCGCACACCGCGTGCTGCGGCACCGCCTGATCCTGGGTTTCGAGGCCGCCAGCGCCCGGATCACCCCGGACGTGGTGATCGACGCGGTGCTCGCCGCCGTTCGGGTGCCGTGA
- a CDS encoding alpha/beta hydrolase, with translation MLKRLPDHELFEQVAGPSGETDLYLRRDVFVRNFAKDFPEDRATELWAAQRTAATAAFDTPVTRAAWHDIPSWYFISTGDEIITPAAEHAMAKRADADVTEFSGGSHLTLVSHPDAVTDVILAAARSLG, from the coding sequence GTGCTCAAACGACTCCCCGATCACGAGTTGTTCGAGCAGGTGGCCGGGCCTTCCGGCGAAACCGACCTCTACCTGCGCCGCGACGTCTTCGTGCGCAACTTCGCCAAGGACTTCCCCGAGGACCGGGCGACCGAACTGTGGGCCGCCCAGCGCACCGCGGCGACAGCGGCGTTCGACACCCCGGTGACCCGGGCCGCGTGGCACGACATCCCGTCCTGGTACTTCATCAGCACCGGAGACGAAATCATCACGCCCGCAGCCGAACACGCCATGGCCAAGCGCGCCGACGCCGACGTCACGGAATTCTCCGGTGGCTCACATCTCACGCTCGTCAGCCACCCCGATGCCGTGACCGACGTGATCCTCGCCGCCGCCCGGTCGCTCGGATGA
- a CDS encoding zinc-dependent alcohol dehydrogenase translates to MKAVTWHGRRDVRVDNVPDPKIEQPTDAIIEVTSTNICGSDLHLYEVLGAFMDEGDILGHEPMGIVREVGSAVDGLSVGDRVVIPFQISCGHCFMCDQKLYTQCETTQVREHGMGAALFGYSQLYGSVPGGQAQYLRVPQAQFTHIKVPEGPPDSRYVYLSDVLPTAWQSVAYAAIPDGGSVTVLGLGPIGDMAARIAHHLGYQVFGVDRVPERLRRAADRGIRAIDLGAIDEPLGDVIRSLTHGRGTDSVIDAVGMEAHGSPVAKIMQRVAAALPDAVAKPMMQNAGVDRLDALYSAIDIVRRGGTISLIGVYGGTADPIPMLTLFDKQIQLRMGQANVKRWVDDIMPLLSDDDPLGVDDFATHVLPIDEAPHAYDIFQKKQDGAVKIILKP, encoded by the coding sequence GTGAAAGCGGTCACCTGGCATGGCAGGCGCGATGTGCGCGTGGACAACGTGCCCGACCCGAAGATCGAGCAACCCACCGACGCCATCATCGAGGTGACCTCGACCAACATCTGCGGATCCGACCTGCATCTGTACGAGGTGCTCGGTGCCTTCATGGACGAGGGCGACATCCTCGGCCACGAACCGATGGGCATCGTGCGCGAGGTCGGCTCCGCCGTCGACGGCCTGTCGGTCGGCGACCGCGTCGTCATCCCGTTCCAAATCTCCTGCGGGCACTGCTTCATGTGCGACCAGAAGCTGTACACGCAGTGCGAGACCACCCAGGTGCGCGAGCACGGCATGGGCGCGGCGCTGTTCGGCTACTCGCAGTTGTACGGCAGCGTCCCCGGCGGCCAGGCCCAGTACCTGCGGGTGCCGCAGGCCCAGTTCACCCACATCAAGGTGCCCGAAGGGCCGCCCGATTCGCGTTACGTGTACCTGTCCGACGTGCTGCCCACCGCATGGCAGTCCGTTGCCTACGCGGCCATCCCGGACGGGGGATCGGTGACCGTGCTGGGCCTCGGGCCGATCGGCGACATGGCCGCACGCATCGCGCACCATCTCGGCTATCAGGTCTTCGGCGTCGACCGGGTGCCCGAGCGGCTGCGCCGCGCCGCCGACCGCGGGATCCGCGCGATCGACCTCGGCGCGATCGACGAGCCGCTCGGTGACGTCATCCGGTCACTGACCCACGGGCGCGGCACCGACTCGGTGATCGACGCCGTCGGCATGGAGGCCCACGGTTCACCCGTTGCGAAGATCATGCAGCGGGTGGCCGCCGCGCTGCCCGACGCGGTGGCCAAGCCGATGATGCAGAACGCAGGCGTCGACCGGCTCGACGCGCTGTACTCGGCGATCGACATCGTGCGCCGCGGCGGCACGATCTCGCTGATCGGCGTGTACGGCGGCACCGCCGACCCGATCCCGATGCTGACGTTGTTCGACAAGCAGATCCAGCTGCGCATGGGCCAGGCCAACGTCAAGAGATGGGTCGACGACATCATGCCGCTGCTGAGCGACGACGACCCGTTGGGCGTCGACGATTTCGCGACCCACGTACTGCCGATCGACGAGGCACCACACGCCTACGACATCTTCCAGAAGAAGCAGGACGGCGCCGTCAAGATCATCCTCAAGCCATGA
- a CDS encoding DEAD/DEAH box helicase → MSDTSQLLADPADLSGVRAIGADPDELFASFAAWAEANGTALYPTQEEALIELVSGANVILATPTGSGKSLVATGALYAALAANRRSYYTAPIKALVSEKFFALCDVFGAVNVGMLTGDAEVNSDAPIIVCTAEVLANIALREGGDGPLGRQPCMVVMDEFHFYGDPDRGWAWQVPLLELPTAQFLLMSATLGDVTFLRADLTRRTRRPTALVADAARPVPLFYSYATTPMHETITDLLDTRQAPIYVVHFTQAAALERAQALMSINVATKDEKAALRDMIGAFRFSTSFGSTLSRLVRHGIGVHHAGMLPKYRRLVEQLAQAGLLKIICGTDTLGVGINVPIRTVVFSALSKYDGTRTRLLNAREFHQIAGRAGRAGFDTAGTVVVQAPEHEVENLKQFAKVADDPKKRRKLVRRKAPAGMVPWGEATMTRLVEAPPEPLSSNMRVTTSMILDVVDRPGDPFVAMRRLLTDNHEPRKRQLQLIREAVGIARSLLQAGVLERLDTPDADGRRYRLTVDLPPDFALNQPLSTFALAAVDVLDPASDTYALDVVSVIEATLEDPRQILAAQLNKARGEAVAQMKADGIEYDERIELLDDITYPKPLEEMLEHTYEVYLQTNPWAADARLSPKSVVREMWERGMTFREYISAYGLTRAEGAVLRYLSDAFKALRSGVPAAARTDEVTDIVEWLGELVRQVDSSLLDEWEQLTSPDQPLDAPVAVPARPRPLTGNERAFTAMVRNALFRRVELFARERWDELGALDDEWNAERWRAVGTVYFAEHDDVGIGPDARGPALLIMDRRPGVWHVRQILDDPAGDHDWGFTVEVDLAASDDEGTPVLRMVDAGRLD, encoded by the coding sequence ATGAGCGACACTTCTCAGCTACTTGCCGATCCGGCCGATCTGTCCGGCGTGCGCGCGATCGGTGCCGATCCCGACGAGTTGTTCGCATCGTTCGCCGCGTGGGCCGAGGCCAACGGCACCGCGCTGTACCCCACCCAGGAGGAGGCGCTGATCGAACTGGTCAGCGGCGCGAACGTGATCCTCGCGACGCCGACCGGGTCGGGGAAGTCCCTCGTCGCGACCGGCGCGTTGTACGCGGCCCTCGCCGCGAACCGTCGCAGTTACTACACCGCACCCATCAAGGCGTTGGTCAGCGAGAAGTTCTTCGCGCTGTGCGACGTGTTCGGGGCGGTCAACGTCGGCATGCTGACCGGCGATGCGGAGGTCAACTCGGATGCCCCGATCATCGTCTGCACCGCCGAGGTGCTCGCCAACATCGCGTTGCGTGAGGGCGGCGACGGGCCGCTGGGCAGGCAGCCGTGCATGGTGGTCATGGACGAGTTCCACTTCTACGGCGATCCCGACCGCGGCTGGGCCTGGCAGGTGCCGCTGCTGGAACTGCCGACGGCCCAGTTCCTGTTGATGTCCGCGACGCTGGGTGACGTGACGTTCCTGCGTGCGGATCTCACGCGCCGCACCCGGCGGCCCACCGCGCTGGTGGCCGACGCCGCCCGGCCCGTGCCGCTGTTCTACAGCTACGCGACCACGCCCATGCACGAGACGATCACCGATCTGCTCGACACCCGGCAGGCGCCGATCTACGTCGTGCACTTCACGCAGGCCGCGGCGCTGGAACGCGCCCAGGCCCTGATGAGCATCAACGTCGCCACCAAGGACGAAAAGGCCGCGCTGCGCGACATGATCGGCGCGTTCCGCTTCTCGACGTCGTTCGGGTCGACCCTGTCGCGTCTGGTGCGGCACGGCATCGGCGTGCACCACGCGGGCATGCTGCCCAAGTACCGCAGGCTCGTCGAGCAACTCGCGCAGGCCGGGCTGCTCAAGATCATCTGCGGCACCGACACCCTCGGCGTCGGGATCAACGTCCCGATCCGCACCGTGGTGTTCTCGGCGCTGTCCAAGTACGACGGCACCCGCACCCGCCTGCTCAACGCGCGTGAGTTCCACCAGATCGCGGGCCGGGCCGGGCGGGCCGGCTTCGACACCGCGGGCACCGTGGTGGTGCAGGCACCCGAGCACGAGGTGGAGAACCTCAAACAGTTCGCGAAGGTCGCCGACGATCCGAAGAAGCGACGAAAGCTGGTGCGCCGCAAGGCCCCTGCGGGCATGGTTCCGTGGGGCGAGGCGACCATGACGCGGCTGGTGGAGGCGCCGCCGGAACCTTTGAGCAGCAACATGCGGGTGACGACGTCGATGATCCTCGACGTCGTCGACCGCCCCGGTGACCCGTTCGTGGCGATGCGCAGGCTGCTCACCGACAACCACGAGCCCCGCAAGCGGCAACTGCAGCTCATCCGCGAGGCCGTGGGCATCGCCCGCTCGCTGCTGCAGGCCGGGGTGCTCGAGCGCCTCGACACCCCCGACGCCGACGGCAGGCGGTACCGCCTGACCGTCGACCTGCCACCGGATTTCGCGCTCAACCAACCGCTGTCGACCTTCGCGCTCGCGGCCGTCGACGTCCTCGACCCGGCCTCGGACACCTACGCGCTGGACGTGGTGTCGGTGATCGAGGCGACGCTGGAGGATCCGCGGCAGATCCTGGCCGCCCAGCTGAACAAGGCCAGGGGCGAGGCCGTGGCCCAGATGAAGGCCGACGGCATCGAGTACGACGAGCGCATCGAACTGCTCGACGACATCACCTACCCCAAGCCGCTCGAGGAGATGCTGGAGCACACCTACGAGGTGTATCTGCAGACCAATCCGTGGGCGGCCGATGCGCGCCTGTCACCCAAGTCGGTGGTGCGGGAGATGTGGGAGCGGGGCATGACGTTCCGCGAGTACATCAGTGCCTACGGTCTGACCCGGGCCGAGGGCGCGGTGCTGCGGTACCTGTCCGACGCCTTCAAGGCGCTGCGGTCCGGGGTGCCCGCCGCGGCCCGCACCGACGAGGTGACCGACATCGTCGAGTGGCTGGGAGAGCTGGTGCGGCAGGTCGATTCCAGCCTGCTCGACGAGTGGGAGCAGCTCACCAGCCCGGACCAGCCGCTCGACGCACCGGTCGCGGTGCCTGCGCGCCCGCGCCCGCTGACCGGCAACGAACGCGCGTTCACCGCGATGGTCCGCAATGCGCTGTTCCGCCGTGTCGAGTTGTTCGCGCGGGAACGCTGGGACGAGCTCGGCGCGCTGGACGACGAGTGGAACGCCGAGCGGTGGCGCGCGGTGGGCACCGTGTACTTCGCCGAGCACGACGACGTCGGCATCGGCCCCGACGCGCGCGGACCGGCGCTGCTGATCATGGACCGCAGGCCCGGGGTGTGGCATGTGCGCCAGATCCTCGACGATCCGGCGGGCGACCACGACTGGGGTTTCACCGTCGAGGTGGATCTGGCGGCGTCCGACGATGAGGGCACCCCGGTGTTGCGGATGGTCGACGCGGGTCGGCTGGACTGA
- a CDS encoding DsbA family protein, whose translation MSVQVKPNTVVLFSDVVCGWATVALHRFYQARERAGLTDSLHVDHQLYLLEDVNRFPIPKRFLDSEIPVVGTLAPDFGWTPWQGEASEWPITSLLANEAVHAAKRQSPRAAEQLDMAIRHAFFTDSRPISLLHEIVDIAGRCPAVDTDALRRDLDEGTARAEMMRTYRAHADDVQGSPHFFLADGSDVHNPGIELHWEGEPGSGFPVVDTDDPSAMDELVRRAAN comes from the coding sequence ATGAGCGTGCAGGTGAAGCCGAACACCGTCGTGTTGTTCAGCGATGTGGTGTGCGGCTGGGCCACCGTCGCGCTGCACCGGTTCTACCAGGCCCGCGAGCGCGCCGGGCTGACCGATTCGCTGCACGTCGACCACCAGCTGTACCTGCTGGAGGACGTCAACCGGTTCCCGATCCCGAAACGCTTCCTGGACAGCGAGATTCCCGTGGTGGGCACCCTGGCGCCGGACTTCGGGTGGACGCCGTGGCAGGGTGAGGCGTCGGAATGGCCGATCACCTCGCTGCTCGCCAACGAGGCCGTGCACGCCGCCAAGCGGCAATCCCCGCGTGCCGCCGAACAACTCGACATGGCGATCCGGCATGCGTTCTTCACCGACAGCAGGCCCATCTCCCTGCTGCACGAGATCGTCGACATCGCAGGCCGATGCCCGGCCGTCGACACCGACGCGTTGCGTCGCGACCTCGACGAGGGCACCGCGCGGGCCGAGATGATGCGCACCTACCGCGCACACGCCGACGACGTCCAGGGCAGCCCGCACTTCTTCCTGGCCGACGGCTCCGACGTCCACAACCCAGGGATCGAATTGCACTGGGAAGGCGAACCCGGGTCGGGCTTTCCGGTGGTCGACACCGACGACCCGTCGGCGATGGACGAGTTGGTCCGGCGCGCCGCGAACTAA
- the tnpB gene encoding IS607 family element RNA-guided endonuclease TnpB has product MAGFEVPEGWMVQAYRFALDPTPTQLRGLASHAGAARFAHNHMLALVKAVMDQRAAERSYGIPEAELTPVLGWSLPALRRVWNQRKQWCAPWWGENSKEAYNTGMDALARGLDAWSKSRTGQRKGRAVGFPRFKSARAGKAVRFTTGTIRVEADRRHVTLPRLGPIRTHESTRKLARRIEAGTARILSATVRQDSAGRWHCALQVIVEAKARPAHAQRSAHPVVGVDVGVKADALLVVATPDGVEVDRIPAPKSLTAAQFRLRALQRRAARQHGRYDPATKTKQVPSKRWLRTQARIGRTHAHAAAVRRDVLHKATTTLAQHHQVIVVETLHAAGMRAKGGARKRGLNRALADAALAEVRRMLSYKTRWYGSDLIEADRYFPSSKTCTGCGRRKPNLTLADRVFDCEHCGVRIDRDLGAAINLARLGEPCWGEQSPAGSGPAAGRGATHETEPAPAGDAAGRETSTPHHHPVDQTGTASPQGEAA; this is encoded by the coding sequence ATGGCTGGGTTCGAGGTACCCGAGGGTTGGATGGTGCAGGCCTACCGCTTCGCCCTGGATCCCACACCAACACAGCTGCGCGGGTTGGCCTCTCATGCTGGTGCGGCACGGTTCGCCCACAACCACATGCTCGCCCTGGTCAAGGCGGTGATGGATCAGCGGGCTGCTGAGCGCAGCTACGGCATCCCCGAAGCAGAGTTGACGCCGGTGTTGGGGTGGTCGTTGCCGGCGCTGCGGCGGGTGTGGAATCAGCGCAAACAGTGGTGTGCGCCGTGGTGGGGCGAGAACTCCAAGGAGGCCTACAACACCGGCATGGACGCGTTGGCCCGCGGGCTGGACGCGTGGTCGAAGTCCCGGACGGGTCAACGCAAAGGGCGTGCGGTCGGCTTCCCCCGGTTCAAGTCGGCCCGGGCGGGCAAGGCGGTGCGGTTCACCACCGGGACCATCCGGGTTGAGGCTGACCGCCGCCACGTCACCCTGCCGCGGCTGGGCCCGATCCGCACCCATGAGTCGACCCGTAAGCTGGCCCGCCGGATCGAGGCCGGCACGGCGCGGATCTTGTCGGCGACCGTGCGCCAGGACAGCGCCGGGCGCTGGCACTGCGCCCTGCAGGTGATTGTCGAGGCCAAGGCGCGGCCCGCCCACGCGCAACGGTCGGCGCATCCGGTGGTCGGTGTCGACGTCGGGGTCAAAGCCGACGCGCTGCTGGTGGTGGCGACCCCCGATGGTGTTGAGGTCGACCGCATTCCGGCGCCGAAGTCGCTGACCGCCGCGCAATTCCGGTTGCGGGCTTTGCAGCGCCGCGCCGCCCGCCAGCACGGCCGCTACGACCCGGCCACCAAGACCAAGCAGGTGCCGTCGAAGCGGTGGCTGCGCACCCAGGCGCGCATCGGCCGCACCCATGCTCATGCCGCGGCGGTGCGCCGTGACGTGCTGCACAAGGCCACCACCACGCTGGCCCAACACCACCAGGTGATCGTGGTCGAAACGCTGCACGCTGCTGGCATGCGTGCCAAGGGAGGCGCCCGCAAGCGGGGTCTGAACCGAGCCTTGGCTGATGCCGCGCTGGCTGAGGTGCGGCGCATGCTCAGTTACAAAACGCGCTGGTACGGTTCCGATTTGATCGAAGCCGACCGGTATTTTCCGTCGTCGAAGACGTGCACGGGCTGTGGGAGGCGAAAGCCAAACCTCACGCTGGCCGATCGTGTCTTTGACTGCGAGCACTGCGGTGTGCGGATCGATCGTGATCTGGGCGCTGCGATCAACCTCGCCCGACTCGGCGAACCCTGCTGGGGTGAACAGAGTCCCGCCGGGAGTGGCCCGGCGGCAGGACGTGGAGCCACGCATGAGACCGAACCCGCACCAGCGGGCGACGCAGCAGGCCGTGAAACGTCAACCCCGCACCACCACCCGGTGGATCAGACGGGGACCGCCTCACCGCAAGGCGAGGCTGCCTAA
- a CDS encoding 1,4-beta-xylanase encodes MARRHLLKLPLAFTGITGLGALSATPRAEARAPRWSVERANRWYAAQGWLIGANFIPSNAINQLEMFQPDTYDPQQIDRELRMARLIGFNTVRVFLHDLLWRQDRVGFLERLAQFVALASSHGIKPLFVLFDSCWDPLPKLGGQHAPRPGVHNSGWVQSPGAVYLDRRRHRHLREYVIGVITRFRTDRRILGWDLWNEPDNPAAVYRDVERRDKLEFVADLLPQVFRWARSVDPIQPLTSGVWEGEWADPAKRTDICKIQLDNSDIITFHSYDNPAGFENRIGELAPMRRPMLCTEYMARSEGSTVQGILPIAKRRNVGAYCWGFVAGKTQTYLPWDSWDHPYPVPPNPWFHDLFHTDGRPYRDDEIRAIKRLAGRKDTP; translated from the coding sequence ATGGCCAGGCGCCACCTGCTCAAACTCCCTCTCGCGTTCACCGGGATCACCGGGCTCGGCGCGTTGTCGGCGACACCACGGGCCGAGGCGAGGGCGCCCCGCTGGTCGGTGGAGCGGGCCAACCGCTGGTACGCCGCGCAGGGCTGGCTGATCGGCGCGAACTTCATACCGTCCAACGCGATCAACCAGCTCGAGATGTTCCAGCCCGACACCTACGATCCGCAACAGATCGACCGGGAACTGCGCATGGCCAGGTTGATCGGATTCAACACGGTGCGGGTGTTCCTGCACGATCTGCTGTGGCGCCAGGATCGCGTCGGCTTCCTGGAACGGCTCGCACAGTTCGTTGCTCTGGCCTCCAGTCACGGCATCAAACCGCTGTTCGTCCTTTTCGATTCGTGCTGGGATCCGTTGCCCAAGCTGGGTGGTCAGCACGCGCCGCGTCCCGGCGTGCACAACTCGGGCTGGGTGCAGAGCCCCGGTGCGGTCTACCTCGACCGGCGCAGGCACCGTCACCTGCGCGAGTACGTGATCGGCGTGATCACCCGCTTCCGCACCGACCGGCGGATCCTGGGCTGGGATCTGTGGAACGAACCGGACAACCCGGCCGCGGTGTACCGCGACGTCGAACGCCGCGACAAACTGGAGTTCGTCGCGGACCTGCTACCCCAGGTGTTCCGCTGGGCCCGCTCGGTCGACCCGATCCAGCCGCTGACCAGCGGCGTGTGGGAGGGCGAGTGGGCCGATCCCGCGAAGCGCACCGACATCTGCAAGATCCAGCTCGACAACTCCGACATCATCACCTTCCACAGCTACGACAACCCGGCCGGGTTCGAGAACCGGATCGGCGAACTCGCCCCGATGCGGCGGCCGATGCTGTGCACCGAGTACATGGCCCGCTCGGAGGGCAGCACCGTCCAGGGCATCCTGCCGATCGCCAAACGACGCAACGTGGGCGCCTACTGCTGGGGATTCGTGGCCGGAAAGACGCAGACCTACCTGCCGTGGGATTCCTGGGATCACCCGTATCCGGTGCCGCCCAATCCGTGGTTTCACGACCTGTTCCACACCGACGGCAGGCCGTACCGCGACGACGAGATCCGCGCCATCAAACGCCTGGCCGGCCGCAAGGACACACCGTAG
- a CDS encoding NUDIX hydrolase, giving the protein MTIAYDDALRTRIRTHLAGHVRRVTTDPTKRHAAVAVVLVNSEVGEDRVDPAPVEDWIAGRPMPEAGLDGRMVDVSGGAAFLLCRRAARLTSHSAQWALPGGRVDPGETVVDAALRELDEELGVRLPESTVLGLLDDYPTRSGYVITPVVIWGGGRLDVRPASDEVVAAYRVGLHQLQREDSPRFIEIPESPRPVVQIPLGNDLIHAPTGAVLLQVRWLCLEGRPDPVYDLEQPVFAWK; this is encoded by the coding sequence GTGACGATCGCCTACGACGACGCCCTGCGGACCCGGATCCGCACCCATCTGGCAGGTCACGTACGCCGTGTGACTACCGACCCCACCAAGCGGCACGCGGCCGTCGCGGTGGTCCTGGTAAACTCCGAGGTCGGCGAGGACCGGGTCGATCCGGCGCCGGTCGAGGACTGGATCGCCGGCCGACCCATGCCCGAGGCCGGGCTGGACGGCCGCATGGTCGACGTGTCCGGCGGTGCGGCGTTCCTGCTGTGCAGGCGCGCCGCGCGGCTGACGTCCCACTCCGCGCAGTGGGCGCTGCCGGGCGGCCGGGTGGACCCGGGGGAGACGGTCGTCGATGCCGCGCTGCGTGAGCTCGACGAGGAACTCGGTGTCCGGCTGCCGGAATCGACCGTGCTGGGTCTGCTCGACGACTACCCGACGCGGTCGGGCTACGTGATCACCCCGGTGGTGATCTGGGGAGGTGGGCGGCTCGACGTGCGTCCGGCCTCGGACGAGGTGGTGGCGGCCTACCGGGTGGGGCTGCACCAGCTGCAACGCGAGGACTCGCCGCGGTTCATCGAGATCCCCGAGAGCCCGCGACCGGTGGTGCAGATACCGCTGGGCAACGACCTCATCCACGCCCCGACCGGTGCGGTGCTGTTGCAGGTCCGGTGGCTGTGCCTGGAGGGCCGCCCCGATCCGGTGTACGACCTCGAACAACCCGTGTTCGCCTGGAAGTAG
- a CDS encoding metallophosphoesterase: protein MFIVVLVAVLALMHFYVWTRLAKNTTAPGRSRYVATVLFLIPTTILFAGLIGPRVFDTREASWLAWPGFVWLALVFYLVLILLVLEPVRLVLRRWVSRGGAQPPAHDTDTDDGSAEVNRRMFLARGGAVAAGVASVALVGTGASIALGPPKVLAVPVRLGRIDPAFNGFRIAVVSDVHLGPLLGRSHTERIVRMINEAEPDLVAIVGDLVDGTVDELGSAVEPLQDLAAREGSFFVTGNHEYFTDETGAWLHELERLGVAPLRNENTAIRRGGASFALVGVNDVAGEQRSDPPDFDRALAGVGPSQARILLAHQPVQVAEAAQRGVDLQLSGHTHGGQMWPFHYLVSAAQPSLAGLSTVGDTQLYVTRGAGFWGPPVRIGAPPDISVITLHADQ from the coding sequence ATGTTCATCGTTGTGCTGGTCGCGGTCCTGGCGTTGATGCACTTCTATGTGTGGACCCGGTTGGCGAAGAACACCACCGCCCCTGGCCGCTCCCGATATGTGGCGACCGTGCTGTTCCTGATCCCGACGACGATCCTGTTCGCGGGGTTGATCGGGCCGAGGGTGTTCGACACCCGCGAGGCGTCCTGGCTGGCTTGGCCGGGATTCGTGTGGCTCGCGCTGGTCTTCTATCTCGTGCTGATCCTGTTGGTGCTCGAGCCCGTGCGGTTGGTGCTGCGGCGGTGGGTCAGCCGCGGCGGGGCACAACCACCTGCCCATGACACCGACACCGACGACGGGTCCGCTGAGGTCAACCGCAGGATGTTCCTCGCGCGCGGCGGCGCCGTGGCCGCCGGCGTGGCGTCGGTCGCGCTGGTCGGCACCGGTGCGTCCATCGCGCTCGGACCGCCGAAGGTGTTGGCCGTCCCGGTCCGTCTGGGGCGAATCGACCCGGCGTTCAACGGTTTCCGTATCGCCGTGGTGTCCGATGTGCACCTGGGGCCGCTGCTGGGCCGTTCGCACACCGAGCGGATCGTCCGGATGATCAACGAGGCCGAACCCGACCTCGTCGCGATCGTCGGCGACCTCGTCGACGGCACGGTCGACGAACTGGGTTCCGCGGTGGAACCGTTGCAGGACTTGGCCGCCCGCGAGGGCAGCTTCTTCGTCACCGGCAACCACGAGTACTTCACCGACGAGACCGGTGCGTGGCTGCACGAGCTCGAGCGCCTCGGCGTAGCACCCCTGCGCAACGAGAACACCGCCATCCGTCGCGGCGGCGCGTCGTTCGCCCTCGTCGGCGTCAACGACGTCGCTGGCGAACAGCGCTCGGACCCACCGGATTTCGACCGCGCACTGGCCGGCGTCGGGCCGTCACAGGCGAGGATCCTGCTCGCGCACCAACCGGTCCAGGTCGCCGAGGCCGCCCAGCGCGGCGTCGACCTGCAGCTGTCGGGCCACACCCACGGCGGCCAGATGTGGCCGTTCCACTATCTGGTGTCGGCTGCGCAGCCCTCGCTCGCCGGGCTGTCGACCGTCGGTGACACCCAGCTGTACGTGACCCGCGGTGCGGGCTTCTGGGGCCCGCCGGTGCGGATCGGGGCGCCACCGGACATCAGCGTGATCACGTTGCACGCCGACCAGTGA